One region of Cetobacterium somerae ATCC BAA-474 genomic DNA includes:
- a CDS encoding DUF2325 domain-containing protein yields MIAIVGGLKRGEREYLELLKSYNLKGKVYNTQCPNFCKKIKNCEMCIIFTNLVSHNLLNNCNKVCKTQNIPIVHLNNNSISKLKENLDKMYK; encoded by the coding sequence ATGATTGCTATTGTTGGTGGCCTAAAAAGAGGAGAACGAGAATATTTAGAATTATTAAAATCTTATAATTTAAAAGGAAAAGTTTATAATACTCAATGTCCAAATTTTTGTAAAAAAATTAAAAATTGTGAAATGTGCATAATTTTTACTAACTTAGTTAGTCATAATCTTTTGAATAATTGTAATAAAGTTTGTAAAACTCAAAATATACCAATTGTTCACTTAAATAATAACAGTATCTCAAAACTTAAAGAAAACTTAGATAAAATGTATAAATAA
- a CDS encoding DUF2023 family protein: MQVFIHHIYEFEKGIRNLILHTISEDLLSFVENRLNSKNISYKIYKIKNGRYNVFFGDASCINVIKKINKSNLSEYSPEEDFILGIMLGYDRKKQCDRYIQFKNKENIKVS; this comes from the coding sequence ATGCAAGTTTTTATTCATCATATATATGAATTTGAAAAAGGAATAAGAAATCTTATTTTACATACTATTTCTGAAGACTTATTAAGTTTTGTAGAAAATAGATTAAATTCAAAAAATATATCTTATAAAATATATAAAATAAAAAATGGAAGATACAATGTCTTTTTTGGAGATGCTTCTTGTATTAACGTTATAAAAAAAATTAACAAATCTAACTTATCTGAATATTCACCTGAAGAAGATTTTATTCTCGGTATTATGTTAGGATATGATCGAAAAAAACAATGTGATAGATATATACAATTTAAAAATAAAGAAAATATCAAGGTTTCATAA